In Deinococcus gobiensis I-0, one genomic interval encodes:
- a CDS encoding ABC transporter substrate-binding protein, whose translation MHRRSLTPLLLAALLGIPAWAAPVTVGHGRGTLTLPAPATRVAALEYSFVDTLLALGVRPVGAALGTQGGDRGAPPYLQAQVRGIAATGSRAQPSLEALAAVRPDVILADEFVHKDLYPQLTRLVPTTAFQSRRGDLADLNAQTLAIGRLVGREAAARRLLADQASLNAKARAFARKGAPAFVAAVVTPGSFTVHSDQSFVGSFLEALGRKNQLAPKGGQSQYDLSLEGLVALNPASLVLFTAPDEVPLTETWKKSPLWPRLSAVQRGRVYVFNRDNWTRGRGPQALKLMVAETIRSRFLQDAAPATGFGTP comes from the coding sequence ATGCACAGACGTTCCCTGACGCCCCTCCTGCTCGCCGCCCTGCTGGGCATCCCGGCCTGGGCGGCCCCCGTGACCGTCGGGCACGGGCGCGGCACCCTGACCCTCCCGGCGCCGGCGACGCGCGTGGCCGCGCTGGAATACTCGTTCGTGGACACCCTGCTCGCCCTGGGCGTGCGCCCGGTCGGCGCGGCGCTGGGCACCCAGGGCGGCGACCGGGGCGCGCCTCCCTACCTCCAGGCGCAGGTCCGGGGCATTGCGGCGACCGGCAGCCGCGCCCAGCCCAGCCTCGAAGCGCTGGCCGCCGTCCGCCCCGACGTGATCCTGGCCGACGAGTTCGTGCACAAGGACCTGTACCCGCAGCTCACGCGTCTGGTCCCCACCACCGCCTTCCAGAGCCGCCGGGGCGACCTGGCCGACCTGAACGCCCAGACCCTCGCCATCGGGCGGCTCGTGGGCCGCGAGGCCGCTGCCCGTCGCCTGCTGGCCGACCAGGCCTCGCTGAACGCCAAGGCGCGCGCCTTCGCCAGAAAGGGCGCGCCCGCCTTCGTGGCGGCCGTGGTCACGCCGGGCAGCTTCACGGTGCACAGCGACCAGAGTTTCGTGGGCAGCTTCCTGGAGGCGCTGGGCCGCAAGAACCAGCTCGCCCCCAAGGGTGGCCAGAGCCAGTACGACCTGTCGCTGGAGGGCCTCGTCGCCCTGAATCCGGCCTCTCTGGTGCTGTTCACGGCTCCCGACGAGGTGCCCCTCACCGAAACCTGGAAGAAAAGCCCGCTGTGGCCGCGCCTGAGCGCCGTGCAGCGCGGCCGGGTCTACGTGTTCAACCGGGACAACTGGACGCGGGGGCGTGGCCCGCAGGCCCTCAAGCTCATGGTGGCCGAAACCATCCGCAGCCGTTTCCTGCAAGACGCCGCGCCGGCGACGGGCTTCGGGACGCCGTGA
- a CDS encoding ABC transporter permease, protein MTASPSSPAAPRVPARQSPLALALRRFRRSRVGVLSFWVLVVMYTVAIFAGFLSPYGITTQHEEYPYQRPQAVHLVHEGQLRTPFVYGFKRTRDPVTFLSTFAEDRTAPLPLRLFVRGDEYRVLGVFRSDLHLFGVPGGTYFPLGTDKFGRDLLSRMLVGSQVSLTVGIIGILISFSIGIVLGGVSGYFGGWVDNLIQRVTEVLLSFPRLPILLALSTIIPAKWPSTWVYLGIVAVLALIGWAGLARVVRGQVLGARGVDYVQAARSLGASDLRVILRHIMPNLSSILIVTATLALPGYILGESALSFLGLGIKEPMTSWGLLLRDAQNFETLNLYPWLLLPGLMIVISVLAFNFLGDALRDAADTQSR, encoded by the coding sequence ATGACCGCCTCGCCTTCTTCCCCCGCCGCGCCGCGCGTCCCCGCCCGGCAGTCCCCGCTGGCCCTGGCCCTGCGGCGCTTCCGCCGCAGCCGGGTGGGCGTGCTGAGCTTCTGGGTGCTCGTCGTGATGTACACGGTGGCCATCTTCGCGGGCTTCCTGTCGCCCTACGGCATCACCACCCAGCACGAGGAGTACCCTTACCAGCGCCCGCAGGCGGTGCATCTCGTCCACGAGGGCCAGCTCCGCACGCCCTTCGTCTACGGCTTCAAGCGTACGCGCGACCCCGTGACCTTCCTCTCGACCTTCGCCGAGGACAGGACGGCGCCGCTGCCCCTCCGGCTGTTCGTGCGCGGCGACGAGTACCGGGTGCTGGGGGTGTTCCGCAGCGACCTGCACCTGTTCGGCGTGCCGGGCGGCACCTACTTTCCGCTGGGCACCGACAAGTTCGGGCGCGACCTGCTCTCGCGGATGCTGGTGGGCTCGCAGGTCAGCCTGACGGTGGGCATCATCGGCATCCTGATCTCCTTTTCCATCGGCATCGTGCTCGGCGGCGTCAGCGGGTACTTCGGCGGCTGGGTGGACAACCTCATCCAGCGCGTGACCGAGGTGCTGCTCTCGTTTCCCCGGCTGCCCATCCTGCTCGCGCTCTCGACCATCATTCCGGCCAAGTGGCCCTCGACCTGGGTGTATCTGGGCATCGTGGCGGTGCTGGCCCTCATCGGCTGGGCGGGGCTGGCGCGGGTGGTGCGCGGTCAGGTGCTCGGCGCGCGCGGCGTGGACTACGTGCAGGCGGCGCGCAGCCTGGGCGCCAGCGACCTGCGCGTGATCCTGCGCCACATCATGCCCAACCTCAGCTCCATCCTCATCGTGACGGCCACGCTGGCGCTGCCCGGCTACATCCTGGGCGAGAGCGCCCTGAGCTTCCTGGGTCTGGGCATCAAGGAACCCATGACGAGCTGGGGCCTGCTGCTGCGTGACGCGCAGAACTTCGAGACCCTGAACCTCTACCCCTGGCTGCTGCTGCCGGGACTGATGATCGTGATCTCGGTGCTCGCCTTCAACTTCCTGGGGGACGCCCTGCGCGACGCGGCCGACACCCAGAGCCGCTAG
- a CDS encoding FecCD family ABC transporter permease codes for MTRVRLPGPRFTTPRAVGILLVLAALTLVLAVLALGLGAVRTPPADVWQVLLGRGDDLTRQLVLELRAPRIVVALLTGAMFAASGAMMQGVIRNPLASPDLIGVGAGAGLAATLFLLAWPGAPAGGLPWAALAGAWGGFGLVLLLAREWSGSNSLHPVRLALVGVAVAAALGAAQQLVLVRAPDGLGAALSFLAGTVYGADSVRALRVLPWALVLLPAGILLSRTLDILNLGEDLATSLGTRVAAMRLLCLSVAVALAGAAVTGAGILGFVGLLAPHLARLLVGARHGRMLPVSMLLGALLVLAADTLGRALIPPIEVPAGIFTTLVGAPYFLYLLRRSA; via the coding sequence GTGACGAGGGTCCGCCTTCCCGGGCCGCGCTTCACGACCCCGCGCGCCGTGGGCATCCTGCTGGTCCTCGCGGCGCTCACGCTGGTCCTCGCGGTGCTGGCCCTGGGACTGGGGGCCGTACGCACGCCGCCCGCCGACGTATGGCAGGTGCTCCTCGGGCGCGGCGACGACCTGACGCGGCAACTCGTGCTGGAGCTGCGTGCGCCGCGCATCGTGGTGGCCCTGCTGACCGGGGCCATGTTCGCCGCCTCGGGGGCCATGATGCAGGGCGTGATCCGCAACCCGCTCGCCTCGCCCGACCTCATCGGTGTGGGCGCGGGCGCGGGGCTGGCAGCCACCCTCTTTCTGCTCGCGTGGCCGGGTGCGCCGGCCGGCGGACTGCCCTGGGCCGCGCTGGCCGGGGCCTGGGGGGGCTTCGGGCTGGTGCTGCTGCTGGCGCGCGAGTGGTCCGGCAGCAACAGCCTGCATCCGGTGCGCCTCGCGCTGGTGGGGGTGGCGGTCGCGGCGGCGCTGGGCGCGGCGCAGCAGCTCGTCCTCGTACGTGCGCCCGACGGCCTGGGCGCGGCCCTGAGTTTCCTGGCCGGCACGGTCTACGGGGCCGACAGCGTGCGTGCGCTGCGGGTGCTGCCCTGGGCCCTGGTGCTGCTGCCGGCCGGAATCCTGCTCTCACGCACCCTGGATATCCTCAACCTCGGTGAGGACCTCGCCACCAGCCTGGGTACCCGCGTCGCCGCCATGCGCCTGCTGTGCCTGTCGGTCGCTGTAGCGCTGGCGGGGGCCGCCGTGACGGGAGCGGGGATTCTCGGCTTCGTCGGGCTGCTGGCCCCGCACCTGGCCCGGCTGCTGGTGGGCGCGCGCCACGGCCGGATGCTGCCGGTGTCCATGCTGCTCGGCGCGCTGCTGGTGCTGGCCGCCGATACGCTGGGCCGCGCGCTGATCCCGCCCATCGAGGTGCCGGCCGGGATCTTCACCACGCTGGTGGGCGCGCCCTATTTCCTGTACCTGCTGCGGCGCTCCGCATGA
- a CDS encoding FecCD family ABC transporter permease, translating into MSRPLWLVVGAAALVAALIASLALGASEIPWREVLRLLRAPDDSTNSLVIQTIRLPRTLVAALAGAGLGVAGLLLQGVTRNPLADPGILGVEAGGAFAILMMVVFFPGAPSALFVPAAFLGGLVAAGVAYGVARSIGATPLRLALAGVAIASLIGAGTRTVQILFEERAQGALFALSGSVAGRTWEQVSQVAPWMLGGLLLAILISPRVNVLSLGEDVARSLGARTERDSLIVTGLGVLLAAASVSVVGPIGFVGLVVPHAARTLAGPDHRFSVPLSALLGAAFLVVADIAARLVDRPAETPVGILVAVAGAPFFVVLARRIGRR; encoded by the coding sequence ATGAGTCGCCCGCTGTGGCTGGTCGTGGGCGCGGCGGCACTGGTCGCCGCGCTCATCGCCTCGCTGGCGCTGGGGGCCAGCGAGATTCCCTGGCGCGAGGTGCTGCGGCTGCTGCGCGCGCCCGACGACTCGACCAACAGTCTGGTCATCCAGACCATCCGCCTGCCGCGCACGCTCGTCGCCGCGCTGGCGGGAGCGGGGCTGGGGGTCGCCGGGCTGCTGCTCCAGGGCGTGACCCGCAACCCGCTGGCCGACCCCGGCATCCTGGGGGTCGAGGCGGGCGGGGCCTTCGCCATCCTGATGATGGTGGTGTTCTTTCCGGGCGCGCCCTCGGCGCTGTTCGTACCGGCGGCTTTTCTGGGCGGTCTGGTGGCGGCGGGGGTCGCCTACGGCGTGGCCCGCAGCATCGGGGCCACACCCCTGCGCCTGGCGCTGGCGGGCGTGGCGATCGCCAGTCTGATCGGCGCGGGCACCCGCACGGTCCAGATCCTGTTCGAGGAACGCGCGCAGGGCGCCCTGTTCGCCCTGTCGGGGTCGGTCGCCGGGCGCACCTGGGAGCAGGTCTCGCAGGTGGCCCCCTGGATGCTGGGCGGGCTGCTGCTCGCCATACTGATCTCGCCGCGCGTGAACGTGCTGTCGCTGGGCGAGGACGTGGCCCGCAGCCTGGGCGCACGCACCGAGCGCGACAGCCTGATCGTGACCGGCCTGGGCGTGCTGCTCGCGGCGGCCTCGGTCAGCGTGGTCGGGCCGATCGGCTTCGTCGGGCTGGTCGTGCCGCATGCCGCGCGCACCCTGGCCGGGCCGGACCACCGTTTCAGCGTGCCCCTCTCGGCGCTGCTGGGCGCGGCCTTCCTGGTCGTGGCCGACATCGCCGCCCGCCTCGTGGACCGCCCGGCCGAGACCCCGGTGGGCATCCTCGTCGCGGTGGCGGGCGCGCCCTTCTTCGTCGTGCTGGCCCGCCGCATCGGCCGCCGCTGA
- a CDS encoding sucrase ferredoxin produces the protein MTSASGTAPRLALCADLSRAANEDPIATAPHWQELTVLELDVPVWARLRDVANWTSQQSGLFGRLRDKVEASGAGFGLLMSAPPTRGAPLAVRHYVRAGGGYARRDYVTDLPQDAWADGLIDTLLEPERLTAWTPREVPAQGADLHVCTHGTVDAACGRYGVPVYQALVGAGERGWRTGHFGGHRLAATAVELPSGLLWAHLTPELVLKIARREGHPADYARHLRGYSGLPALAQVVDRELLVRRGWSWLDADRQAEVRGEAVHLTYRLPGGGGGEVWATVKPAPSLHLPGSSHDAGLSEVRQYRLGEWHERAVRP, from the coding sequence ATGACCTCCGCTTCCGGAACGGCTCCCCGCCTCGCCCTGTGCGCCGACCTGTCGCGCGCCGCGAACGAAGACCCCATCGCCACCGCGCCGCACTGGCAGGAACTCACGGTCCTGGAACTCGACGTGCCGGTGTGGGCCCGCCTGCGCGACGTAGCGAACTGGACCTCGCAGCAGAGCGGCCTCTTCGGGCGCCTGCGGGACAAGGTCGAGGCGAGCGGTGCGGGCTTCGGCCTGCTCATGTCGGCGCCGCCCACGCGGGGCGCTCCGCTGGCCGTGCGCCACTACGTGCGCGCGGGCGGCGGCTACGCGCGGCGCGACTACGTGACGGACCTGCCCCAGGACGCCTGGGCCGACGGGTTGATCGACACCCTGCTGGAGCCTGAGCGCCTGACCGCCTGGACCCCGCGCGAGGTGCCGGCGCAGGGCGCGGACCTGCACGTGTGTACCCACGGCACGGTGGACGCCGCCTGCGGGCGCTACGGCGTGCCGGTGTACCAGGCCCTCGTGGGGGCGGGCGAGCGCGGCTGGCGCACCGGGCACTTCGGCGGTCACCGGCTGGCCGCGACCGCCGTCGAGCTGCCCAGCGGACTGCTGTGGGCACACCTGACCCCCGAACTGGTCCTGAAGATCGCCCGGCGGGAAGGCCACCCCGCCGACTATGCCCGGCATCTGCGCGGCTACAGCGGTCTCCCGGCGCTGGCCCAGGTCGTGGACCGCGAACTGCTCGTGCGCCGGGGCTGGTCCTGGCTCGACGCCGACCGGCAGGCCGAGGTGCGCGGCGAAGCGGTGCACCTGACCTACCGGCTGCCCGGAGGCGGGGGGGGCGAGGTCTGGGCGACCGTGAAGCCCGCGCCGAGCCTGCACCTGCCGGGGTCGAGCCACGACGCCGGGCTGTCCGAGGTGCGGCAGTACCGTCTGGGCGAATGGCACGAGCGGGCGGTGCGTCCATGA
- a CDS encoding ABC transporter substrate-binding protein — protein MNKTALLLAALSLASATAQTARAQTTLSVKHDEGTAQVKANPQRVVVLDEEMLGWMYALGLGGRVVGVGGPRVQPSDFSAAGAIRPERARVGFLGRGALNPAARFVGTWTAPNLETIAALKPDLILRSTWAGNTNYDNLSRIAPTVGYAEAQAGYWRDDLRAVARIFGKQVQAEQVIKTVADTNRVNGQKLLAAGAFRKYPKVVVISPFPGGTNYVNSAKRVIDDLKALGFGDALNGRAKTTLGIASVISDETLVNLDKKTLVVLLPPGRDDSAKAALDGFLASVVGQRLKDQIISYEMEPYSPWTGPLVSTKVSGDLTRLVLEKVK, from the coding sequence ATGAACAAGACGGCCCTGCTGCTCGCCGCCCTGAGTCTGGCCTCCGCCACGGCCCAGACGGCCCGGGCCCAGACCACCCTGTCCGTCAAGCACGACGAGGGCACGGCCCAGGTCAAGGCCAACCCCCAGCGCGTGGTCGTGCTCGACGAGGAGATGCTGGGCTGGATGTACGCCCTGGGTCTGGGCGGCCGCGTGGTGGGGGTTGGCGGTCCCCGCGTCCAGCCCTCGGACTTCTCGGCGGCCGGGGCCATCCGGCCCGAGCGCGCCAGGGTGGGCTTCCTGGGGCGCGGCGCGCTGAATCCGGCCGCCCGGTTCGTCGGGACTTGGACCGCCCCCAACCTGGAGACCATCGCGGCGCTCAAGCCCGACCTGATCCTCCGCTCGACCTGGGCGGGCAACACCAATTACGACAACCTCAGCAGGATCGCCCCGACCGTCGGCTACGCCGAGGCCCAGGCCGGGTACTGGCGCGACGATCTGCGCGCCGTCGCCCGCATCTTCGGCAAGCAGGTGCAGGCCGAGCAGGTCATCAAAACTGTCGCCGACACCAACCGCGTCAACGGCCAGAAGCTGCTGGCGGCGGGGGCATTCCGCAAGTACCCCAAGGTCGTCGTGATTTCGCCCTTCCCCGGCGGCACGAACTACGTCAACTCGGCCAAACGGGTCATCGACGACCTCAAGGCCCTGGGCTTCGGCGACGCGCTGAACGGCCGGGCCAAGACCACGCTGGGCATCGCCTCGGTCATCAGCGACGAGACGCTCGTGAACCTCGACAAGAAGACGCTGGTCGTGCTGCTGCCGCCCGGACGCGACGACAGCGCCAAGGCGGCGCTCGACGGCTTCCTGGCCTCGGTGGTCGGCCAGCGTCTCAAGGACCAGATCATCTCCTACGAGATGGAGCCGTACTCGCCCTGGACGGGACCGCTGGTGTCCACCAAGGTCAGCGGCGACCTGACCCGTCTGGTGCTGGAGAAGGTGAAGTGA
- a CDS encoding ABC transporter substrate-binding protein, giving the protein MSRDKLALTFAALALAGTAAAQTLNVKHDEGTSPVKANPQRIVVMDEESLGWISALGLSDRIVGLGSAYITPADVTGTVIKPAVLRGGFFGRAGLKNPAYVGDWQKPSLETIASLKPDLIVRLTWDGNQNYDNLSKIAPVLGYREGGAGFWQKGVRDLGRIFGKQVQAEQVIKNVADTNRANARSLLAAGVFSKYPKVIVVAPFSGGNNWVYTATRLIPDLQALGFKNAYRPGKTVLGVGEQISDEALLGLDKQTLVVLFPPGGKYNGAEAFLKTPVGQRLAAQSVLYVPEDYSAYTGPLVSVRNSNDLTKLILEKTK; this is encoded by the coding sequence ATGTCCAGAGATAAACTTGCCCTGACCTTTGCCGCCCTTGCCCTGGCCGGCACCGCCGCCGCCCAGACCCTGAACGTCAAGCACGACGAGGGCACCAGTCCGGTGAAGGCCAACCCCCAGCGCATCGTCGTGATGGACGAGGAGTCGCTGGGCTGGATTTCGGCGCTGGGCCTGAGCGACCGGATCGTGGGCCTGGGCAGCGCGTACATCACGCCCGCCGACGTGACCGGCACCGTCATCAAGCCCGCCGTGCTGCGCGGCGGCTTCTTCGGGCGCGCCGGGCTGAAGAACCCCGCCTACGTGGGCGACTGGCAAAAACCCAGCCTGGAGACCATCGCGTCCCTCAAGCCCGACCTGATCGTCCGGCTGACCTGGGACGGCAACCAGAACTACGACAACCTGAGCAAGATCGCCCCCGTGCTGGGCTACAGGGAGGGCGGCGCGGGTTTCTGGCAGAAGGGTGTACGCGACCTGGGGCGTATCTTCGGCAAGCAGGTGCAGGCCGAACAGGTCATCAAGAACGTCGCCGACACCAACCGCGCCAACGCCCGCAGCCTGCTGGCGGCCGGCGTGTTCAGCAAGTATCCCAAGGTGATCGTGGTGGCGCCCTTCTCGGGGGGCAACAACTGGGTCTACACGGCGACCCGCCTGATTCCCGACCTCCAGGCCCTGGGCTTCAAGAACGCCTACCGCCCCGGCAAGACCGTGCTGGGTGTGGGCGAGCAGATCAGCGACGAGGCCCTCCTGGGTCTGGACAAGCAGACCCTCGTGGTGCTGTTTCCTCCCGGCGGCAAATACAACGGCGCCGAGGCCTTCCTGAAGACCCCGGTCGGCCAGCGCCTCGCCGCCCAGAGCGTGCTGTACGTGCCCGAGGACTACAGCGCCTACACCGGTCCGCTGGTGTCGGTGCGCAACAGCAACGACCTCACCAAGCTGATCCTGGAGAAGACCAAATGA
- a CDS encoding ABC transporter permease produces MLTFAIRRVLGMIPTLLLISLVCFVVIQLQPGSFIDQYLEDPRVTRETVQSITRQLGLDQPLWVQYLSWIKGIVTQGDFGYSFVNGRPVSSLIWERLGWTVFLALLTLLVSWAVAIPLGIYTALNRHGVGATVMNFLGYVSLATPDFLVALLLIALVLGAGGTNVGGLFSPQFIDAPWSWARVADLLAHLWIPMIAIGLEGVASLMRQMRASVLDVIHQDYVRTARSKGLSGRAVLWRHAVRNAINPLISLAGLSLPALISGTIIASIVLNLPTIGPFLYDSLLNKDQYVAMTLLLFSAVLLLVGNLLADLALAWADPRIRFE; encoded by the coding sequence ATGCTGACCTTCGCCATCCGCCGCGTGCTGGGCATGATTCCCACCCTGCTGCTCATCTCGCTGGTATGTTTCGTGGTCATCCAGCTCCAGCCCGGCAGCTTCATCGACCAGTACCTCGAAGACCCGCGCGTGACCCGTGAGACGGTGCAGAGCATCACCCGGCAGCTGGGTCTGGACCAGCCCCTCTGGGTGCAGTACCTCTCCTGGATCAAGGGGATCGTCACGCAGGGAGACTTCGGCTACTCCTTCGTCAACGGCCGACCCGTCAGCTCGCTCATCTGGGAGCGCCTGGGCTGGACGGTGTTCCTGGCGCTGCTGACCCTGCTCGTGAGCTGGGCGGTCGCCATTCCGCTGGGCATCTACACGGCCCTGAACCGCCACGGCGTCGGCGCGACGGTCATGAACTTCCTGGGCTACGTGAGCCTCGCCACCCCCGACTTCCTGGTGGCGCTGCTGCTCATCGCGCTCGTGCTGGGCGCGGGGGGCACGAACGTGGGCGGGCTGTTCAGTCCCCAGTTCATCGACGCGCCGTGGTCGTGGGCGCGGGTGGCCGACCTGCTCGCGCACCTGTGGATTCCCATGATCGCCATCGGGCTCGAAGGCGTCGCCAGCCTCATGCGCCAGATGCGCGCCTCGGTCCTCGACGTGATCCACCAGGACTACGTGCGCACGGCGCGCAGCAAGGGCCTCTCGGGGCGGGCGGTGCTGTGGCGCCACGCGGTGCGCAACGCCATCAATCCCCTCATCAGCCTCGCGGGCCTGAGCCTGCCGGCCCTGATTTCGGGGACCATCATCGCCAGCATCGTCCTGAACCTGCCGACCATCGGCCCCTTCCTGTACGACAGCCTGCTGAACAAGGACCAGTACGTCGCCATGACGCTGCTGCTGTTCAGCGCCGTGCTGCTGCTCGTGGGCAATCTGCTCGCCGACCTCGCGCTCGCCTGGGCCGACCCCCGGATCAGGTTCGAATGA
- a CDS encoding ABC transporter ATP-binding protein: MTHIPAPPSDSPLSTDKLRLGYGQTVIVPDMNLRLPGGKVTSIIGPNGCGKSTLLRALARLLPTTGGHVQLYGQALHSLPAKEIARRLAILPQGPTAPEGLSVEELVWFGRHPHQGRFPVRREEDREAVAWSLAQTGMTVFASRPLEALSGGQRQRAWIAMSLAQQTDILLLDEPTTYLDLSHQLEVLHLAGRLNTEQGKTVVMVLHDLNQAVRYSDEIVAMHRGEVYAQGHPEDVLTPELLRDVFGLRAHILSDPDTGRPYIIPYALTR, encoded by the coding sequence ATGACCCACATTCCCGCCCCTCCGAGCGACTCGCCGCTCTCGACCGACAAGCTCCGGCTCGGCTACGGCCAGACCGTCATCGTGCCCGACATGAACCTGCGCCTGCCCGGCGGCAAGGTCACGAGCATCATCGGCCCCAACGGCTGCGGCAAGAGCACCCTCTTGCGCGCCCTGGCCCGGCTGCTGCCCACCACGGGCGGCCACGTGCAGCTCTACGGTCAGGCGCTGCACAGCCTGCCCGCCAAGGAGATCGCCCGGCGGCTGGCCATCCTGCCCCAGGGGCCGACCGCGCCCGAGGGCCTCTCGGTCGAGGAACTCGTGTGGTTCGGGCGACACCCGCACCAGGGCCGCTTTCCGGTGCGCCGCGAGGAGGACCGTGAGGCGGTCGCGTGGTCGCTGGCCCAGACCGGCATGACCGTCTTTGCCAGCCGGCCGCTCGAAGCGCTCTCGGGCGGGCAGCGCCAGCGCGCCTGGATCGCCATGAGCCTCGCGCAGCAGACCGACATCCTGCTGCTCGACGAGCCGACCACCTACCTCGACCTTTCGCACCAGCTCGAAGTGCTGCATCTCGCCGGCCGCCTGAACACCGAGCAGGGCAAGACGGTCGTGATGGTGCTGCACGACCTCAACCAGGCCGTGCGCTACAGCGACGAGATCGTGGCGATGCACAGGGGCGAGGTGTACGCCCAGGGCCACCCCGAGGACGTGCTGACCCCCGAACTGCTGCGCGACGTGTTCGGGTTGCGGGCCCACATCCTCTCCGACCCCGACACGGGGCGGCCCTACATCATTCCCTACGCGCTGACGCGCTGA